One part of the Sphingopyxis sp. PAMC25046 genome encodes these proteins:
- a CDS encoding sugar-binding domain-containing protein → MRSLPITASLLVLAPLAAQAQTAEAPATAPAGDAVYNGELMTRWGKEVTPENAWRLYPRPQMVRERWVNLNGLWDYAIAPKAADQPQAMDGKILVPFPVESKLSRVARKVTPDDRVWYRRSFTVPADWRGENVMLNFGAVDYETTVHVNGSVVGSHKGGFDAFGFDITPYLKDGANELVVEVLDPTSAGTQPRGKQILDPAGIWYTAVSGIWQTVWIEPVPKLHIAEVRATPDIDRGTVDVAVALSGWANDTDAVRLTASAGGKAIASTIIRANRRATLAIPNAHLWSPDDPHLYDLKAELVTIADPYAGEAERDRKAYDSRFTDHESRVYAKAQVQGAPRDSVAAYFAMRKVSIGPGRVAGQPAILLNNKPLFQHGTLDQGWWPDGLYTPPSEEAMKSDIVFLKKAGFNMLRKHIKVEPARYYHDADRLGMLIWQDMPSGGGEDQYLAGTSQYQAIFPSETLAEQQKQLSEMVGELRAFPSIVTWVVNNEGWGQYDSATLAHFVKGLDPSRLVNANSGWVDVAPGVSEMLDIHTYEDVPRTPPLQTNRAVVLGEYGGVGFPVPGHIWKPGKDNWSYQVAKDEKEYLVRFRRKMESVIRQAKENGLSASVYTQTTDVEDEINGLLTYDRAVPKAPAEALADIAAPLWTTPAPD, encoded by the coding sequence ATGCGCAGCCTTCCGATCACCGCATCGCTTCTTGTCCTCGCGCCGCTCGCGGCGCAGGCCCAAACCGCCGAAGCGCCCGCCACGGCGCCCGCGGGCGACGCCGTCTACAACGGCGAGCTCATGACGCGCTGGGGCAAGGAGGTGACGCCCGAAAACGCGTGGCGCCTCTATCCGCGCCCGCAGATGGTGCGCGAGCGCTGGGTCAACCTCAACGGCCTGTGGGATTATGCGATCGCCCCCAAGGCGGCCGACCAGCCGCAGGCGATGGACGGGAAGATTCTCGTGCCCTTCCCGGTTGAATCAAAGCTCTCACGCGTCGCGCGCAAAGTCACGCCCGATGACCGCGTCTGGTATCGCCGCAGCTTCACCGTCCCCGCCGACTGGCGCGGCGAGAATGTCATGCTCAACTTCGGCGCGGTCGATTATGAGACGACGGTGCACGTCAACGGCTCGGTCGTCGGCTCGCACAAGGGCGGTTTCGACGCTTTCGGTTTCGACATCACCCCCTATCTGAAGGACGGCGCGAACGAACTCGTCGTCGAGGTGCTCGACCCGACGAGCGCGGGGACGCAGCCGCGCGGCAAGCAGATCCTCGACCCCGCCGGCATCTGGTACACTGCGGTCAGCGGTATCTGGCAGACGGTGTGGATCGAGCCGGTACCGAAGCTTCACATTGCCGAAGTGCGCGCCACGCCCGACATCGATCGCGGCACCGTCGACGTCGCGGTGGCATTGAGCGGCTGGGCGAACGATACCGACGCGGTGCGGCTGACCGCGAGCGCGGGTGGCAAAGCGATCGCCTCGACGATCATCCGCGCCAACCGGCGGGCGACGCTGGCGATCCCGAACGCGCATCTCTGGTCGCCCGATGATCCGCATCTTTATGACCTCAAGGCCGAACTGGTGACGATCGCGGACCCTTATGCGGGCGAGGCCGAGCGCGACCGCAAGGCCTACGACTCGCGCTTCACTGACCATGAAAGCCGCGTCTATGCGAAGGCGCAGGTCCAGGGCGCGCCGCGCGACAGCGTTGCCGCCTATTTCGCGATGCGCAAAGTGTCGATCGGACCCGGCCGCGTCGCGGGGCAGCCCGCGATCCTGCTCAACAACAAGCCGCTCTTTCAGCACGGCACGCTCGATCAGGGCTGGTGGCCCGACGGGCTTTACACGCCGCCGTCGGAAGAGGCGATGAAGAGCGACATCGTCTTCCTGAAGAAGGCAGGGTTCAACATGCTGAGGAAGCATATCAAGGTCGAACCCGCGCGCTATTATCACGACGCCGACCGGCTCGGCATGCTGATTTGGCAGGACATGCCTTCGGGAGGGGGCGAGGACCAGTATCTCGCGGGAACGAGCCAGTATCAGGCGATCTTCCCGTCCGAGACGCTCGCCGAGCAGCAGAAGCAATTGTCCGAGATGGTCGGCGAGCTCCGCGCCTTTCCGTCGATCGTCACCTGGGTCGTCAATAACGAGGGGTGGGGCCAATATGATTCGGCGACGCTCGCGCACTTCGTAAAGGGGCTCGATCCCTCGCGGCTGGTCAATGCCAATTCGGGCTGGGTCGACGTCGCGCCGGGCGTATCGGAAATGCTCGACATCCACACCTATGAAGACGTGCCACGGACGCCGCCGCTCCAGACGAACCGCGCGGTGGTGCTTGGCGAATATGGCGGCGTCGGCTTCCCCGTGCCGGGCCATATCTGGAAGCCGGGTAAGGACAATTGGAGCTATCAGGTCGCGAAGGACGAGAAGGAATATCTCGTTCGCTTCCGCCGCAAGATGGAGAGCGTGATCCGCCAGGCGAAGGAAAATGGCCTCAGCGCTTCGGTCTACACCCAGACCACCGACGTCGAGGACGAGATCAACGGGCTTTTGACCTACGACCGCGCGGTGCCGAAAGCGCCGGCGGAGGCGCTGGCGGACATCGCCGCGCCGCTGTGGACGACTCCGGCGCCCGACTGA